In one window of Paraflavitalea soli DNA:
- a CDS encoding glycosyltransferase, translating to MRLPLVSVCIITYNHEKYIRQCLEGVVMQKTNFPVEVIIGEDCSTDSTRKIIEEFEARYPDIIKPLYHAANVGGARNGYEFCYPRLKGKYIAICEGDDYWTDQDKLQKQVDFLEANPEYILCFHRVGSVDENDQFINGQQASDKIMRYSRKDIFHISIPTLSVVFRKCFEAIPPEMFKAKSGDTFLFGLLSGYGKAADLGFLGAMYRKHSGGVYSPKAVVDQFTQAIETRKLMKQCSLFAKEQKREINREIFNRKVLYIKYFLKRYEPINSFKIIIA from the coding sequence ATGAGATTACCATTAGTTTCCGTTTGTATTATTACTTACAACCACGAGAAGTACATCCGGCAATGCCTGGAAGGTGTTGTCATGCAAAAAACAAATTTCCCTGTTGAAGTAATTATTGGAGAAGATTGTTCTACTGATAGTACCAGAAAAATTATCGAAGAATTCGAAGCCAGGTATCCAGACATCATAAAGCCACTATACCACGCTGCCAATGTGGGTGGTGCCAGGAATGGTTACGAATTTTGTTATCCGCGATTGAAGGGAAAGTATATAGCTATTTGCGAAGGCGATGATTACTGGACAGACCAAGACAAGCTGCAAAAACAGGTTGATTTTTTAGAAGCCAATCCTGAATACATTTTATGCTTTCACCGGGTAGGAAGTGTAGATGAAAATGATCAGTTCATCAATGGTCAGCAGGCTTCCGACAAAATAATGAGATACAGCAGGAAGGATATCTTTCATATCAGTATCCCTACTTTGTCCGTCGTTTTCAGGAAATGCTTTGAGGCCATCCCCCCTGAAATGTTTAAGGCAAAAAGCGGCGATACTTTTTTATTTGGCCTGCTATCGGGATATGGAAAAGCGGCAGACCTTGGCTTCCTGGGGGCTATGTACCGGAAACACAGCGGTGGCGTATACAGCCCGAAAGCCGTAGTCGATCAGTTTACCCAGGCCATAGAAACCAGGAAATTAATGAAACAGTGCTCCCTGTTTGCCAAAGAACAGAAAAGAGAGATCAACAGAGAGATATTTAATAGAAAGGTTTTGTACATAAAGTATTTCCTCAAGAGATATGAACCCATCAATTCCTTTAAGATCATAATCGCTTAA
- a CDS encoding FkbM family methyltransferase — translation MKGKKFNKHAVNTLRFIYRIGLIKALLFFITIFAAAEEYKVKWKGRQVHMRKGSTDFCVFRQVLVFEQYSIKSLPPEKVEVIVDLGANIGLSVLYFKEKYPHARIVAVEPEKENYDLMLKNIAGLPDIYCMNNAIWNSNRTLGVFDSGGGEYSYLVKEEDRDEKAAIRSVTINDIIEKYKLLKIDLLKIDIEGSEKELFSGNYASWLPKVGCIVIEVHDWFRPGCAAAFFRAISRMEYSMSFKGENITILFDKGEQPPHVEQETINIGRTYNLPADRQTT, via the coding sequence GTGAAAGGAAAGAAATTCAACAAACATGCTGTAAATACCCTGCGGTTTATTTACAGGATCGGGCTCATCAAGGCGTTGCTGTTCTTCATTACCATTTTTGCCGCAGCTGAAGAGTACAAGGTAAAATGGAAGGGCCGTCAGGTACACATGCGGAAAGGGTCTACCGATTTTTGTGTGTTCCGGCAGGTACTTGTCTTCGAGCAGTACAGCATAAAATCATTACCACCAGAAAAGGTGGAGGTCATTGTGGACCTGGGCGCCAATATTGGCCTGTCCGTACTCTACTTCAAGGAAAAATACCCCCATGCACGAATCGTAGCTGTAGAGCCTGAAAAGGAAAACTATGACCTGATGCTGAAGAACATTGCCGGCCTGCCGGATATTTATTGCATGAACAATGCGATCTGGAATAGCAATAGGACCCTCGGCGTATTTGATAGCGGGGGAGGAGAATATAGCTACCTGGTAAAGGAAGAAGACCGGGATGAAAAAGCAGCCATCCGGTCCGTTACCATCAATGATATTATTGAAAAGTATAAGCTCCTGAAAATTGATTTGCTAAAAATAGATATTGAAGGATCTGAGAAAGAACTCTTTTCAGGTAACTATGCATCCTGGCTTCCTAAAGTAGGATGTATTGTTATAGAAGTGCATGATTGGTTCAGGCCGGGATGCGCAGCCGCTTTCTTCAGGGCTATAAGCCGCATGGAATACAGCATGTCTTTCAAAGGTGAAAACATTACCATCCTTTTCGACAAGGGAGAACAGCCACCACACGTAGAACAGGAAACCATTAACATTGGAAGAACTTATAACCTCCCGGCCGACAGGCAAACAACATAA
- a CDS encoding WbqC family protein, with protein MMKIAIMQPYFFPYIGQFQLINAVDRFILCDDVQYIRHGWINRNRILKQGEGYQYVIVPVSKHRSQEPIRHIKAVEGGDWKKTILRQIEYYRKKAPYYNAVRQLLCHCLSIEETNITRLNGHCMQAVCAYIGIPFNIEVSSELGLDYSGVFDTGDWALKICGQLGASAYYNPPGGMVLYDKQRFAQSNIHLHFVKPRLREYDQCNNNSFLPGLSIIDVMMFNHPAEIIDMLNEYDLL; from the coding sequence ATGATGAAGATAGCCATCATGCAGCCCTACTTCTTTCCTTATATAGGGCAATTCCAGCTTATCAATGCCGTTGACCGTTTTATTTTATGTGATGATGTACAATACATCCGGCATGGATGGATCAACCGCAACAGGATACTCAAACAAGGGGAAGGGTATCAATACGTAATAGTGCCCGTGTCGAAGCACAGAAGCCAGGAGCCCATCAGGCATATCAAAGCTGTAGAAGGAGGCGACTGGAAAAAGACTATTCTCCGGCAAATTGAATATTACCGAAAGAAAGCTCCCTATTACAATGCTGTACGGCAATTGCTTTGCCATTGCCTGTCAATAGAAGAGACCAATATTACCCGGTTGAATGGTCATTGTATGCAGGCCGTCTGCGCATATATCGGCATTCCTTTTAATATCGAAGTGTCTTCTGAACTGGGCCTGGATTATTCAGGGGTATTCGATACAGGCGATTGGGCCTTGAAAATATGCGGGCAACTGGGCGCCTCAGCCTATTATAATCCTCCGGGAGGAATGGTACTGTACGACAAGCAGCGATTTGCCCAAAGTAATATTCACCTTCATTTCGTAAAGCCCCGCTTAAGGGAATATGATCAGTGTAATAATAACAGTTTCCTTCCCGGGCTTTCTATCATCGATGTGATGATGTTTAATCATCCTGCTGAAATTATCGATATGCTGAACGAATACGATCTGCTATGA
- a CDS encoding glycosyltransferase has translation MNTTAMLFTRKNYPAGDTAIPVLHIIKSLGRGGAELLLPESLGKHNKEKYDFHYLYFLPWKNQVVREIEQAGGTVVCFPAKNNVQIVLKVRKIVAYVKTHHIQLIHCHLPWAGIVGRLVGRLTGIPVVYTEHNKWERYHRLTYYMNKLSFRSQQYVIAVSGEVARSIKTHYRHEKPGIQVVQNGIDTDKFSLRRPIERDIRKELNIPAHVTVIGIACVFRPQKRLDAWLEIASLVHKKYPDTYFIIAGDGGLRDEMHQKARTLNMKSCVYFAGLQTDIKPWLKAMDIFMMSSEFEGLPIALLEAMSMGCMPACTDAGGIPEVIQDNINGLLVPVNNPLQLADRLTAILPHRDQVEAMKQAARETVVHHFSMQKMVTHLENIYDNLLAKED, from the coding sequence ATGAATACTACTGCCATGCTTTTCACCCGCAAAAATTACCCTGCCGGTGATACCGCTATACCTGTACTCCACATTATAAAGTCATTGGGTCGTGGAGGGGCCGAACTGCTGCTGCCCGAATCTTTAGGCAAGCACAATAAGGAAAAGTATGATTTTCACTACCTGTATTTTCTTCCCTGGAAAAACCAGGTGGTGAGGGAAATAGAACAGGCCGGCGGCACCGTAGTTTGTTTCCCGGCGAAGAACAATGTGCAAATAGTATTGAAAGTAAGAAAGATCGTCGCATATGTAAAAACCCACCATATTCAGCTCATCCATTGCCACCTTCCCTGGGCAGGTATCGTGGGTCGCCTGGTGGGTCGTCTTACCGGCATCCCGGTAGTGTATACTGAGCACAACAAATGGGAGCGTTATCACCGGCTCACATATTACATGAATAAATTGAGCTTTCGTAGCCAGCAATACGTCATTGCTGTGTCGGGCGAAGTGGCCAGGTCCATTAAAACACATTACCGCCATGAAAAGCCGGGTATACAGGTGGTACAGAATGGAATTGATACCGATAAATTCTCCCTGCGTCGGCCCATTGAAAGAGATATACGCAAAGAGTTGAACATCCCTGCACACGTAACAGTCATTGGTATTGCTTGTGTGTTCAGGCCACAAAAGCGCCTGGACGCATGGTTGGAAATAGCCAGCCTGGTACATAAAAAATATCCGGATACTTATTTTATTATAGCAGGAGACGGAGGGCTGAGAGATGAAATGCACCAAAAGGCAAGGACATTAAACATGAAGTCCTGTGTTTATTTCGCAGGATTGCAAACCGATATAAAACCCTGGTTAAAAGCCATGGACATTTTCATGATGAGCTCTGAATTTGAAGGCCTGCCCATTGCCTTGCTCGAAGCCATGAGCATGGGCTGCATGCCCGCCTGTACCGATGCGGGAGGTATACCGGAAGTGATACAAGACAATATAAACGGTTTGCTGGTCCCGGTCAATAATCCTCTCCAATTGGCCGACCGCCTGACTGCCATTCTGCCCCACCGCGATCAGGTGGAGGCTATGAAACAAGCTGCACGCGAAACCGTGGTCCATCATTTTAGTATGCAGAAAATGGTGACCCACCTGGAAAATATCTACGATAACCTACTTGCGAAAGAAGATTAA
- a CDS encoding glycosyltransferase family 4 protein, whose product MEELITSRPTGKQHNRQAPGSRTGTATRVLFVIDTLEVGGTEQSLLDTVTRLRNIQPVVCHIYSGDALKQRFIEAGIDVCSIGLQKKYGLFAACRKLKTIVNTEKPDLMVGYLTRSELVTRMVGRASHIPVIGTFVSDLYGKAYNQSLSRKARLGVSFFRFLNRITARLCKGFIANSEAIKRLNANQLRLPPGKIEVINRGRNSQQFAFRPRILFPGNPVRFLNIGRLVPVKGQRDLILAFHAFLQVYPYATLHIAGEGPERESLLALIKKQGLEHKVTLLGNCNDVPGLIQAYDCFMFPSYSEGFSGAVVEAMMSGLPVLASNIPANEEVLRHLITGYLFETASVTAITNAMIWYAGNRQLANELAVKAHEYAVQHFELERIAQNLETYLQKMIAENV is encoded by the coding sequence TTGGAAGAACTTATAACCTCCCGGCCGACAGGCAAACAACATAACAGACAGGCACCTGGCAGTAGAACCGGTACAGCCACCAGGGTATTGTTTGTGATCGACACATTGGAAGTGGGCGGAACCGAGCAGAGCCTGCTGGATACTGTTACCCGGTTGCGCAATATACAGCCTGTCGTATGCCATATTTATAGTGGGGATGCCTTGAAGCAGCGCTTTATAGAGGCAGGAATAGATGTCTGTTCTATTGGTCTGCAAAAAAAGTATGGATTGTTTGCCGCCTGCAGAAAATTGAAAACCATCGTCAATACAGAAAAGCCCGACCTGATGGTGGGCTACCTGACCCGATCTGAATTAGTGACCAGAATGGTAGGCCGTGCAAGCCATATTCCAGTCATTGGCACTTTTGTAAGCGACCTGTATGGTAAGGCCTACAACCAGTCCCTATCACGCAAAGCCCGGTTGGGTGTTTCCTTCTTCAGGTTCCTCAACAGGATAACTGCCAGGTTGTGCAAAGGATTTATTGCCAATTCTGAAGCTATAAAAAGATTGAATGCTAATCAACTGCGCCTTCCACCCGGGAAAATTGAGGTCATTAACAGGGGAAGGAATAGTCAACAGTTTGCTTTCCGGCCGCGTATATTATTTCCGGGAAATCCGGTCCGTTTTCTTAACATAGGAAGACTGGTGCCGGTGAAGGGACAGCGTGATCTCATCCTGGCCTTCCATGCCTTCCTCCAGGTGTACCCGTATGCCACACTCCATATTGCGGGAGAGGGCCCGGAAAGAGAATCCCTGTTAGCCCTGATCAAAAAACAGGGACTGGAGCATAAGGTTACTTTGCTGGGTAATTGTAATGATGTGCCTGGTCTCATACAGGCCTATGATTGTTTTATGTTTCCTTCTTACAGCGAAGGCTTCAGTGGTGCTGTGGTGGAAGCGATGATGTCCGGACTGCCCGTGCTCGCCAGTAATATACCTGCCAACGAAGAAGTGCTCCGGCACCTTATTACCGGTTACCTCTTCGAAACAGCCTCGGTAACAGCGATCACCAACGCTATGATATGGTATGCCGGCAATAGGCAACTGGCCAACGAACTGGCCGTTAAAGCACATGAATATGCTGTACAGCATTTTGAACTCGAAAGAATTGCTCAAAATCTGGAAACCTATTTACAGAAGATGATAGCTGAGAACGTATGA
- a CDS encoding polysaccharide deacetylase family protein → MEGIFTISLDFELHWGVFDKRNRQEREACYRNTLQLIPRMLQLFAEKEVHVTWATVGSMFAQDQRQWELLKPAIEPDYTTERYSAYRWAAQHALPQQYHWAHFAPDEIQSILQYPGQELGTHTFSHYYCLEQQQEPRAFEADLQAAQRAAALFNTRLTSLVFPRNQFNPAYLKTCYEQGITSIRSNPVSWYWSPVSNTGSSLIRKVVRTADAYVQVGSNRTSYPLSSISIIPGEPLQLPASRFLRPWRSKYRFANKWRLRRLCQEIHTAAVRKECYHLWWHPENFGDHPEENMEGLRILLEQYQKCKKKYGMISWNMGEYATRLLGQSQQIPNHRHADATC, encoded by the coding sequence ATGGAAGGCATCTTTACCATATCACTCGATTTCGAATTGCATTGGGGTGTTTTTGATAAGAGGAACAGGCAGGAAAGAGAAGCCTGCTATCGCAATACCCTGCAATTGATACCCCGCATGCTGCAACTCTTTGCTGAAAAGGAAGTACACGTAACCTGGGCCACCGTAGGCAGCATGTTTGCACAGGATCAACGGCAGTGGGAACTGCTGAAGCCTGCTATTGAACCAGACTATACCACCGAAAGATATTCAGCTTACAGGTGGGCGGCCCAACATGCCCTTCCGCAACAATACCATTGGGCACATTTTGCCCCGGACGAAATACAATCTATTCTTCAGTATCCCGGCCAGGAATTGGGTACCCATACATTCAGCCACTATTATTGCCTGGAGCAACAGCAGGAACCACGGGCTTTTGAGGCCGACCTGCAGGCAGCACAAAGGGCCGCTGCACTATTCAATACCCGGCTCACCTCGTTGGTCTTCCCAAGAAATCAGTTCAACCCGGCTTACCTCAAAACCTGTTATGAACAGGGCATCACCTCCATACGGTCTAACCCCGTCAGCTGGTATTGGAGTCCCGTTTCCAACACCGGGTCAAGCTTGATCAGGAAAGTGGTACGCACCGCCGATGCTTATGTGCAGGTGGGAAGCAACAGGACTTCCTATCCACTGAGCAGTATTTCAATAATACCCGGCGAGCCATTGCAATTGCCTGCCAGCCGCTTCCTGCGTCCCTGGCGCTCAAAATACAGGTTTGCCAACAAATGGCGTTTGCGGCGCTTATGCCAGGAGATCCATACCGCGGCCGTTCGCAAAGAATGTTATCACCTGTGGTGGCATCCGGAGAATTTTGGCGACCATCCCGAAGAGAACATGGAAGGCCTACGCATACTATTGGAGCAATATCAAAAGTGCAAAAAGAAATATGGCATGATCAGCTGGAATATGGGTGAGTATGCCACCCGGCTGTTAGGTCAAAGTCAGCAAATCCCCAATCATCGTCATGCTGATGCGACCTGCTAG
- a CDS encoding GNAT family N-acetyltransferase produces MRPASPEDRPAIIELLRQSLGESSIPKSEALWLWKHEQNPFGPSYVLVAEEAGKLIGLRAFMQWEWLRNDKIYKAVRAVDTATHPDYQGKGIFKKLTLQQLEICRKDGVLFVFNTPNLQSRPGYLKMGWVMQGKMPLKIALLKPFAMARTRLFNKEKYAGQQDDPSPFQKWPHEVLNSLEGYVQKTEQLATVFSPQYISWRYANNPLFTYNYFTDQENFLLITRIKMHAYTKELRLVDFIKLNPRADNSYLDATLKRQVLPFCTRHQIDFISFSGQQYRANRACFKWMGLLPIRPLGPIITLKDLNMKEDFRHLLDTKNWCYSTGDLELF; encoded by the coding sequence ATGCGACCTGCTAGCCCGGAAGACAGGCCGGCGATCATTGAACTGCTGCGTCAATCCCTGGGCGAATCGTCCATACCCAAGTCCGAAGCTTTATGGTTATGGAAACATGAGCAAAATCCATTTGGACCCTCCTATGTACTGGTAGCAGAAGAAGCAGGCAAGCTCATTGGCTTGCGCGCATTTATGCAATGGGAGTGGTTGCGCAATGATAAAATTTACAAAGCTGTTCGGGCCGTTGATACAGCCACCCACCCCGATTACCAGGGCAAAGGCATATTTAAGAAACTTACCCTGCAGCAATTGGAGATATGCCGGAAGGATGGAGTGCTCTTTGTTTTTAACACGCCCAATCTGCAAAGTCGTCCGGGTTATTTGAAAATGGGATGGGTAATGCAAGGGAAAATGCCACTCAAGATTGCCCTGCTTAAGCCCTTTGCCATGGCCCGCACCAGACTCTTTAATAAAGAGAAATATGCCGGCCAGCAGGATGATCCTTCTCCTTTTCAGAAATGGCCCCATGAGGTATTAAATAGCCTGGAAGGATATGTACAAAAAACGGAACAATTAGCTACTGTTTTTTCACCACAGTATATCTCCTGGCGTTATGCCAATAATCCGTTGTTTACCTACAATTATTTTACCGATCAGGAGAACTTTTTACTCATTACCCGCATCAAGATGCATGCATATACCAAAGAATTGCGCCTGGTTGATTTCATTAAGCTAAACCCACGGGCCGATAACAGTTACCTCGATGCTACTTTAAAAAGACAGGTGCTGCCCTTTTGTACCCGCCACCAGATAGACTTTATTTCATTCTCTGGCCAGCAGTACCGCGCCAACCGGGCCTGTTTCAAATGGATGGGCCTGTTACCCATACGGCCACTGGGGCCTATTATCACTTTAAAAGACCTGAATATGAAGGAGGATTTCCGTCATTTGCTAGATACCAAAAATTGGTGTTACTCCACCGGCGACCTGGAATTGTTTTAG
- a CDS encoding glycosyltransferase family 2 protein: MISIITPTYNRAVLVQTTIRSILNQTYKDWELIIVDDGSSDNTEDAIQPFLADERVKYIKKHNSGQADSLNTGGLHATGDFITFLDSDDEAYPHWLQTVHDHIKEDTGILCVGAMRKYPNGTLTREGMNEFRFFGKTIYLKFTCGSLFIRRFIFNDIKGYDATLRSNIQTDLGYRLLSWLRHSPLKTVVVNDYLVQINVHEGERIRTNWGRRREGGIQFIKKHYGFIYENDKKEIANIYSTIAYSSYKLKQRNESVKYLFKAIRHNPVRWVNYMRVLKYAFL, translated from the coding sequence ATGATCTCCATTATCACACCAACTTACAACAGGGCAGTCCTGGTACAAACCACCATTCGAAGCATCCTTAACCAAACCTATAAAGACTGGGAGTTGATCATTGTAGATGACGGTTCAAGCGATAATACTGAAGACGCGATACAGCCTTTCCTGGCCGATGAAAGGGTAAAGTACATTAAGAAACACAATTCAGGCCAGGCTGATAGCCTGAATACAGGAGGCTTACACGCAACAGGCGATTTCATTACTTTCCTGGATAGCGACGACGAAGCTTATCCCCATTGGTTACAAACAGTACACGATCATATAAAGGAGGATACCGGTATTCTTTGTGTGGGCGCCATGCGGAAATATCCCAACGGTACTTTGACCCGGGAAGGGATGAATGAATTCAGGTTCTTTGGTAAAACCATCTACCTCAAATTTACCTGTGGTTCCCTGTTTATCAGGCGGTTTATTTTTAATGATATCAAAGGGTATGATGCTACGTTACGATCCAATATTCAAACAGACCTGGGTTATCGCCTGCTGTCCTGGTTGCGCCATTCACCACTCAAAACTGTAGTTGTGAACGACTACCTGGTGCAGATCAATGTACATGAGGGAGAACGTATCAGGACCAACTGGGGAAGAAGAAGAGAAGGAGGCATCCAATTCATAAAAAAACACTACGGGTTTATATACGAAAACGACAAGAAGGAAATAGCCAATATCTATTCCACTATTGCTTATTCGAGTTATAAGCTCAAACAACGGAATGAGTCTGTAAAGTATTTATTCAAAGCTATCCGCCACAATCCGGTTAGATGGGTCAATTATATGCGGGTACTTAAATATGCTTTTTTATAA
- a CDS encoding glycosyltransferase, protein MSENVCAVIVTWNRLETLKTALAHILAQTVKPAMILIADNNSTDGTREFLTTLKDQPNMGCLYLDTNVGSAGAIASAMKLGLGLADYDYFWILDDDTFYDKNALRELIDNIRNSPFDLLGLHGALIRFGKKRPLDPASKLQAADYALIDGALIKTAAIRQAGVVDEKFFMMCDDHEYCMRLKKHGFRIGVLQSGTDNRLYLGGQGRFTRATLWRGYYSSRNHLLIIRQYFSLVNLMGYVFLQVKLITAAALLAPDRFQRVKFRLVGIWHGIRGIGGKTLDPGTLKFRSVKQ, encoded by the coding sequence ATGTCTGAAAATGTTTGCGCTGTGATCGTTACCTGGAACCGGCTGGAGACTTTGAAAACAGCCCTAGCCCATATTCTTGCCCAAACTGTTAAGCCTGCTATGATACTCATTGCAGACAACAACAGTACCGACGGTACCAGGGAGTTCCTGACCACACTCAAGGATCAGCCAAATATGGGCTGCCTCTACCTCGATACCAACGTAGGCAGTGCGGGCGCCATTGCCAGTGCCATGAAACTGGGGCTGGGCCTGGCCGACTATGATTATTTCTGGATCCTGGACGATGATACTTTTTATGATAAGAATGCCCTGCGGGAATTGATCGATAACATCAGGAATTCTCCCTTTGATCTGCTTGGTCTCCATGGAGCCCTTATCCGGTTTGGCAAGAAACGGCCGCTGGATCCTGCCAGTAAATTGCAGGCGGCAGATTACGCCCTCATTGATGGCGCACTTATTAAAACGGCGGCAATCCGGCAGGCGGGAGTAGTAGATGAAAAGTTTTTCATGATGTGCGATGACCATGAGTATTGTATGCGCCTGAAAAAACATGGATTCCGCATAGGTGTACTGCAAAGCGGTACAGATAACCGCCTCTACCTGGGTGGGCAGGGCAGGTTTACAAGGGCTACTTTGTGGAGAGGGTATTATTCATCCAGGAACCACCTGCTCATTATCAGGCAATACTTCTCGCTGGTGAATTTGATGGGCTATGTTTTCCTGCAGGTAAAATTGATCACCGCTGCTGCCTTATTGGCTCCCGACAGGTTTCAACGGGTGAAGTTTAGGCTGGTGGGCATTTGGCATGGCATAAGAGGCATAGGAGGTAAAACCCTCGACCCTGGTACCCTGAAGTTCAGGTCCGTAAAACAATGA
- a CDS encoding GNAT family N-acetyltransferase: MNPSVYIRPLVVQDALISYQWRNNPRIWRFTGARPDKYITPEMETAWLYDVLQREQEKRFAICLQGDNKYIGNIFLTDIQDKEAQMHVFIGEMEYWGKKRAYEAICMIFDYGFNDLMLDLIYVHVNSKNTAAIVLGKLAGFKKESEYYDTNKEMMLEKMTFTRSMYEHQEHLSNAGNEIDQV; this comes from the coding sequence ATGAACCCTTCAGTTTATATCAGGCCCCTGGTAGTGCAGGACGCCCTGATCTCCTATCAATGGCGCAACAATCCCAGGATATGGCGGTTTACAGGCGCAAGGCCCGATAAATACATTACGCCCGAAATGGAAACCGCCTGGCTCTATGACGTACTTCAGCGGGAGCAGGAGAAACGTTTTGCCATCTGCCTGCAGGGCGACAATAAATACATTGGGAATATTTTCCTGACCGATATCCAGGACAAAGAGGCACAAATGCATGTTTTTATTGGAGAGATGGAGTATTGGGGTAAGAAAAGAGCTTATGAAGCCATCTGTATGATCTTTGATTATGGATTCAATGACCTCATGCTGGATTTGATTTACGTGCATGTAAATTCCAAAAATACAGCCGCTATCGTCCTGGGTAAATTAGCCGGCTTTAAAAAGGAATCTGAATACTACGATACCAATAAAGAAATGATGCTGGAGAAAATGACCTTCACCCGCAGCATGTATGAACATCAGGAGCATTTAAGCAATGCCGGTAATGAAATTGATCAGGTTTGA
- a CDS encoding glycosyltransferase family 4 protein gives MTILHLVQKPQMRGAEIFAAQLASHTHRNGHRVILVSLFPGTVQLPFDGKTINLGGKKGHRLWNLTAWRKLANIIKQEKPDLIQANAGDTLKYAVFSKLIFRWKQPIIFRNASTISLYIKTWPAKIWNRFLFRHTDKIVSVSKTSATDFAQLFPKCKDKIVIVPIGIEEAPVKRKADLAKQNGHRLSPILVHVGGFTYEKNHIRLIAIYQELQTIYPHARLHLVGDGPLRKDIEEIVKQKGLGFGIRFLGAQKEVMPLIAEADVLLLPSIIEGLPGVILEAFYCKIPVVAYDVGGVGEVLINNDTGHLVRKGDETAFVDAICDVIENKEAESYLVQNAYHLVISAYLNKKIARRFMNVYESVVRHWKEVYHLQKMI, from the coding sequence ATGACCATCCTGCACCTTGTCCAAAAGCCACAAATGAGAGGCGCTGAGATCTTTGCAGCCCAATTGGCCAGCCATACACACCGGAATGGGCATAGGGTGATCCTGGTATCTCTTTTCCCAGGCACCGTTCAATTGCCGTTTGATGGAAAGACCATTAACCTCGGTGGTAAAAAAGGCCATCGGTTATGGAATTTGACAGCCTGGCGCAAACTGGCCAACATCATTAAACAGGAAAAGCCCGATCTTATCCAGGCCAATGCCGGTGATACATTAAAATATGCCGTGTTCTCCAAACTGATCTTCCGGTGGAAACAACCCATCATTTTCAGGAATGCCAGCACCATCAGTTTATACATAAAGACCTGGCCCGCCAAAATATGGAACCGTTTTTTGTTCCGTCATACCGATAAAATAGTTTCTGTAAGTAAAACCTCAGCCACCGACTTTGCGCAGTTGTTTCCTAAGTGCAAAGACAAGATCGTGATTGTCCCTATAGGGATTGAAGAAGCTCCGGTAAAAAGAAAAGCAGATCTGGCCAAACAAAATGGCCACCGCCTATCCCCCATCCTGGTACATGTAGGCGGCTTTACATATGAAAAGAATCATATCCGCCTCATTGCCATTTACCAGGAGTTGCAAACCATTTATCCGCATGCAAGGTTACACCTGGTGGGAGATGGTCCCTTGAGAAAGGATATCGAAGAAATAGTAAAGCAAAAAGGACTGGGCTTCGGCATCAGGTTTCTGGGCGCACAGAAAGAAGTGATGCCCCTGATTGCAGAGGCCGATGTACTGTTGTTGCCGAGTATCATTGAAGGATTACCGGGCGTAATACTGGAAGCTTTTTATTGCAAAATACCCGTAGTTGCTTATGATGTGGGCGGGGTGGGGGAGGTGCTGATCAATAATGATACCGGCCACCTGGTGCGCAAAGGCGATGAAACTGCTTTCGTAGATGCCATTTGCGATGTGATTGAAAACAAAGAAGCTGAAAGCTACCTGGTACAGAACGCCTACCACCTGGTGATATCCGCTTACCTGAATAAAAAGATTGCCCGCAGGTTTATGAATGTGTACGAATCTGTGGTGCGGCATTGGAAGGAAGTTTACCACCTACAGAAAATGATCTAG